In Thermoleophilia bacterium, a single window of DNA contains:
- a CDS encoding 50S ribosomal protein L11 methyltransferase, translating to MIRLAVRCRPDQAEIVLAELTVLAPGGVEETTTADYVEYAIYGAEGELPDLGEVEAASGDGLVEVVATEVADDWAERWRAFHKPLAITAPDGGTSFWLRPPWEKSGPGEFEVVIDPGQAFGTGAHSTTRLSLQLLLDLHDRGLSGGPLTDLGTGSAVLAIAAAKLGWGPVSGYDHEVAAIEAAIENAKVNSVEIELERFDLKSGLPELGPTVVANLTAPLLEVVAAQLDESNRPDRMVCSGLLATERERVEVAFAGVGLTSRRFLTDENWGGLLLEAGE from the coding sequence ATGATCCGGCTAGCGGTGCGCTGCCGGCCGGACCAGGCGGAGATCGTCCTGGCCGAGCTGACCGTCCTCGCGCCCGGAGGCGTTGAAGAGACCACTACGGCGGATTACGTGGAATACGCGATCTACGGTGCCGAAGGCGAGCTGCCCGACCTAGGTGAAGTCGAGGCAGCGAGCGGCGACGGGCTGGTCGAGGTGGTCGCGACCGAAGTCGCCGACGACTGGGCCGAACGCTGGCGCGCCTTCCACAAGCCGTTGGCGATCACCGCACCCGACGGCGGCACATCATTCTGGCTGCGTCCTCCCTGGGAGAAAAGCGGGCCGGGGGAATTCGAAGTCGTGATTGACCCCGGCCAGGCTTTCGGCACTGGAGCCCACTCGACCACACGCCTCAGCCTTCAGCTCCTGCTTGACCTTCACGACCGGGGATTGAGCGGCGGACCGCTGACCGACCTCGGAACCGGCTCGGCGGTGCTGGCGATCGCCGCGGCGAAGCTGGGGTGGGGCCCTGTCTCCGGCTACGACCACGAAGTCGCGGCGATCGAAGCCGCGATCGAGAACGCCAAGGTCAATTCGGTCGAGATCGAACTCGAGCGATTCGACCTGAAGTCCGGACTGCCGGAACTCGGCCCGACCGTGGTCGCCAACCTGACAGCTCCCCTGCTGGAGGTCGTGGCGGCCCAGCTGGACGAATCGAACCGGCCGGACCGAATGGTCTGCTCGGGCCTGCTCGCGACCGAGCGCGAGCGGGTAGAAGTCGCCTTCGCCGGAGTCGGTCTGACCAGCCGCCGGTTCCTGACCGACGAGAACTGGGGCGGACTGCTGCTGGAGGCCGGCGAATGA
- a CDS encoding MaoC family dehydratase N-terminal domain-containing protein — MALKTDAVGKSWPSFEYEIGREKIREYCHVMGIDNPVHFDAAAAEAAGFRNIVAPPMFVVVYSAGAMGPVLFDPEVEMNFAAMVHGGQEFQWGEPVCSGDLITTTPSCREIYEKDGKGFYVFETRSVNQDGAEVVHATWTNIVRGV, encoded by the coding sequence ATGGCGCTAAAGACCGATGCGGTGGGAAAGAGCTGGCCGAGCTTCGAGTACGAGATCGGCCGGGAAAAGATTCGCGAGTACTGCCACGTCATGGGGATCGATAATCCGGTCCACTTTGACGCCGCTGCGGCTGAAGCAGCCGGATTTCGCAACATCGTCGCGCCACCCATGTTCGTCGTGGTCTATAGCGCCGGTGCGATGGGCCCGGTGCTCTTCGACCCGGAGGTCGAGATGAACTTCGCCGCGATGGTCCACGGCGGCCAGGAATTCCAGTGGGGCGAGCCGGTCTGCTCGGGTGACCTGATCACCACCACACCGAGCTGCCGCGAGATCTACGAGAAGGACGGCAAGGGTTTCTACGTCTTCGAGACCCGTTCCGTGAACCAGGACGGCGCCGAAGTCGTACACGCCACCTGGACCAACATCGTCAGGGGAGTCTGA
- the era gene encoding GTPase Era, whose protein sequence is MDTGSETTRSGFVGLAGRPNVGKSTLVNEIVGSKVAIATVRPQTTRRAIRGVATDQEAGTQLVMIDLPGVQRPRDELTERMQRRVERELADADVALLVINGEEGVGAGDRFIADTLLAANPGITVVCAVNKADRLGRNVIPVLAAAAELKGVSDVFPISALKGDGVKELATHLAGLMPLSPYLYPPEDSTDQPEDQHLAELIRGEVLIRTRDEVPHSVEVKVRKISEREDGLVTVEAEIWVESDSQKGILIGKNGFKISEIGRGARRDIEAELGHQVHLDLQVKVRKKWRRDVDMLDRLGID, encoded by the coding sequence ATGGACACCGGCTCCGAGACGACGCGTTCCGGCTTCGTCGGGCTGGCCGGACGCCCCAACGTCGGCAAGTCGACCCTGGTCAACGAGATCGTCGGCTCCAAGGTGGCGATCGCGACCGTGCGGCCGCAGACCACCCGGCGGGCGATCCGCGGCGTGGCGACCGACCAGGAGGCCGGCACCCAGCTCGTGATGATCGACCTGCCCGGAGTCCAGCGCCCGCGCGACGAGCTGACCGAGCGCATGCAGCGCCGCGTCGAGCGCGAGCTCGCCGACGCCGACGTCGCCCTGCTGGTGATCAACGGAGAGGAGGGCGTGGGGGCAGGGGATCGGTTCATCGCCGACACCCTTCTTGCCGCCAATCCTGGAATCACCGTGGTCTGCGCCGTGAACAAGGCCGACCGCCTGGGACGGAACGTCATCCCGGTGCTCGCCGCCGCGGCCGAGCTCAAGGGTGTCAGTGACGTCTTCCCGATCAGCGCCCTCAAGGGTGACGGCGTAAAGGAGTTGGCCACCCACCTGGCAGGCCTGATGCCGCTCAGCCCGTACCTCTACCCGCCGGAAGACAGCACCGACCAGCCCGAGGACCAGCACCTGGCTGAGCTGATCCGTGGCGAAGTCCTGATCCGGACCCGCGACGAGGTCCCGCATTCAGTCGAGGTCAAAGTCCGGAAGATCAGCGAGCGCGAAGACGGCCTGGTCACGGTCGAGGCCGAGATCTGGGTCGAGTCGGATTCCCAGAAGGGCATCCTGATCGGCAAGAACGGCTTCAAGATCAGCGAGATCGGCCGCGGCGCCCGCCGCGACATCGAAGCCGAGCTCGGACACCAGGTCCACCTCGACCTTCAGGTCAAGGTGCGAAAGAAGTGGCGCCGGGACGTGGACATGCTTGATCGCCTGGGGATCGACTGA
- a CDS encoding PhoH family protein: MPRRTLTLDNDVAAELAGSQDSVLKALRDRTTSKVHLRGNMLTLEGDEKQMDEAARLVDEMVGLIEDGHEVEPATLDSVTNAIQSSRRPKEMLDDVVWHNRNTRVVPKTVNQKVYVDAIRESTITFGIGPAGTGKTFLAVAMAAAALVEGEVQRIILTRPAVEAGESLGFLPGDLQAKVDPYLRPLFDALYDMLDPDRVNGYFDRGVIEVAPLAFMRGRTLNDAFVILDEAQNTTPEQMKMFLTRLGFNSKMVVTGDVTQIDLPRDSKSGLVVVREILEGIEDVDFVMFGGADVVRHRLVQKIVAAYGEHAESGQAR; the protein is encoded by the coding sequence TTGCCTCGTAGGACCCTGACCCTCGACAACGACGTCGCGGCCGAACTGGCCGGATCCCAGGACTCGGTACTCAAAGCTTTGCGTGACCGCACCACCAGCAAGGTCCACCTGCGCGGCAACATGCTCACGCTCGAAGGTGACGAAAAGCAGATGGACGAAGCGGCACGCCTGGTCGACGAAATGGTCGGCCTGATCGAAGACGGCCATGAAGTGGAACCGGCGACGCTCGATTCGGTGACCAACGCGATCCAGTCTTCGCGGCGCCCCAAGGAAATGCTCGACGACGTCGTCTGGCACAACCGCAACACCCGGGTCGTGCCGAAGACCGTCAACCAGAAGGTCTACGTCGACGCGATCCGCGAAAGCACGATCACCTTCGGCATCGGGCCCGCCGGCACCGGCAAGACCTTCCTCGCGGTCGCGATGGCCGCAGCCGCCCTGGTCGAGGGCGAAGTCCAGCGCATCATCCTGACCCGTCCCGCGGTCGAAGCCGGCGAGAGCCTCGGCTTCCTGCCCGGTGACCTCCAGGCCAAGGTCGATCCGTATCTTCGCCCGCTCTTCGATGCGCTCTACGACATGCTCGACCCCGACCGGGTCAACGGTTACTTCGACCGCGGCGTGATCGAGGTCGCCCCGCTCGCCTTCATGCGCGGCCGCACTCTCAATGACGCTTTCGTGATCCTTGACGAGGCCCAGAACACGACGCCGGAGCAGATGAAGATGTTCCTGACCCGGCTCGGCTTCAACTCGAAGATGGTGGTCACCGGCGACGTCACCCAGATCGACCTGCCCCGTGACAGCAAGTCAGGCCTGGTTGTCGTCCGCGAGATCCTCGAAGGCATCGAAGACGTCGACTTCGTCATGTTCGGCGGCGCCGATGTGGTCCGTCACCGGCTGGTCCAGAAGATCGTCGCGGCCTATGGCGAACACGCCGAAAGCGGGCAGGCAAGATGA
- the dnaJ gene encoding molecular chaperone DnaJ, which yields MSTRDYYEVLGVPRSATDQEIKKSFRKIARELHPDVNGHDPEAEDKFKEAAEAYEVLSDEKQRQTYDQYGQDGLRSGGFSSQAQGFGSIDDLFSAFFGGAGGGAGFGRRGPAPGADVGVGIEIGLEDVLEGVSEEVEFDVVATCEHCHGNGAEPGTPIHTCEKCKGAGELRSVANTAFGQMVRAVPCDVCHGEGKTAETPCGVCSGLGRSHTTKTLMVDVPSGIESGQRIRIAGAGHAGESGAPSGDLYVEVSVAERENMIRDGKDLITVIPVDATKAISGDTVEVETLDGDDEIEIPAGTQPGAETALKGKGLPQLGTSKRRGNHRFVFNVVIPANLSEEQLKLVNDFDGTLTEENRRPKESGLFGRFRRTRA from the coding sequence ATGAGCACACGTGACTACTACGAGGTGCTCGGGGTCCCCCGGAGTGCCACCGACCAGGAGATCAAGAAGTCGTTCCGGAAGATCGCCCGGGAGCTCCACCCGGACGTGAACGGTCACGACCCGGAGGCCGAGGACAAGTTCAAGGAAGCGGCCGAGGCCTACGAGGTCCTGTCCGACGAGAAACAGCGTCAGACCTATGACCAGTACGGGCAGGACGGCCTCAGGTCCGGCGGATTCTCTTCGCAGGCTCAGGGCTTCGGCTCGATTGACGACCTCTTCAGCGCTTTCTTCGGCGGAGCCGGAGGCGGTGCGGGGTTTGGCCGGCGCGGTCCCGCTCCGGGCGCCGACGTCGGTGTCGGGATCGAGATCGGACTCGAAGACGTGCTCGAAGGCGTGAGCGAAGAAGTCGAGTTCGATGTGGTCGCCACCTGCGAGCACTGCCACGGCAACGGGGCGGAGCCGGGCACCCCGATCCACACCTGTGAGAAATGCAAGGGTGCCGGCGAGCTGCGATCGGTCGCCAACACCGCCTTCGGCCAGATGGTCAGGGCGGTGCCATGCGATGTCTGCCACGGCGAGGGCAAGACCGCGGAAACACCGTGCGGCGTCTGCTCCGGCCTCGGCCGCAGCCACACGACGAAAACGCTGATGGTCGACGTGCCTTCGGGAATCGAATCCGGCCAGCGCATCCGGATCGCCGGGGCCGGTCATGCCGGCGAGTCCGGCGCCCCGTCCGGGGACCTCTACGTCGAGGTCTCGGTGGCCGAGCGCGAGAACATGATCCGCGACGGCAAGGACCTGATCACCGTGATCCCGGTCGACGCAACCAAAGCGATCAGCGGTGACACGGTTGAAGTCGAAACCCTCGACGGCGACGACGAGATCGAGATTCCCGCCGGAACCCAGCCCGGCGCCGAGACCGCCCTCAAGGGCAAGGGGCTGCCGCAGCTCGGCACCTCGAAGCGGCGCGGCAACCACCGTTTCGTGTTCAACGTGGTGATCCCGGCCAACCTTTCCGAGGAGCAGCTCAAGCTGGTGAACGATTTCGACGGAACCCTGACTGAAGAGAACCGCAGACCGAAGGAATCCGGCCTCTTCGGCCGCTTCCGCCGCACCCGGGCGTGA
- a CDS encoding diguanylate cyclase, with product MKRLTNTHIGELDQVLALSGQTLWAVQTDGVIVDVFGSLESRLGFQREELIGRPFQEIIDPGDSAVATSRFEEIVRGGPAARVDSGTEIRMTGKDGDEYDVKVNASSVTQNQDGDELIFALTTDITRQKIAERALERERVLFFNTFDRAPNGIVLLHLDLERGGLIKGANAEAERITGYQQDDAIGLWLTEGGLVEVEEDKLAVALRDSKAILEGEQPSFTLERTVNRPDGSSFEMKADVSALDIGVLGEPDDPYPINAVAHIEDVTEQRRAESELQHQARHDPLTDLLNRRWFIALLTDRLDRSAQGYGGGALLMIDLDDFKQVNDSHGHHAGDGVLKEIARILKAELRDTDMVARIGGDEFGVLLPNTGHEGAVRVAESLLNRFRDSKIEISDSNGQNFLPSVSIGLLMLDGRDVDADAALRECDRAMYDAKHQGGARFLVASD from the coding sequence TTGAAGCGCCTGACAAACACCCATATCGGAGAACTGGATCAGGTTCTCGCCCTTTCCGGCCAGACTCTCTGGGCGGTCCAGACTGATGGCGTGATCGTTGATGTCTTCGGCTCGCTCGAGAGCCGCCTCGGCTTCCAGCGGGAAGAGCTCATCGGCCGGCCGTTCCAGGAGATAATCGATCCCGGGGACTCCGCAGTCGCCACCAGCAGGTTCGAAGAGATCGTCCGCGGGGGTCCGGCGGCCCGGGTCGACTCCGGTACCGAGATCCGTATGACCGGCAAGGATGGCGACGAATACGACGTCAAAGTCAACGCCTCGTCGGTGACCCAGAATCAGGATGGCGACGAGCTCATCTTCGCCCTGACCACCGACATCACCCGCCAGAAGATCGCGGAGCGGGCGCTGGAACGGGAAAGGGTGCTTTTCTTCAATACTTTCGACCGGGCTCCGAACGGCATCGTCCTGCTCCACCTGGACCTCGAACGCGGAGGCCTGATCAAGGGCGCGAACGCGGAAGCCGAGCGAATCACCGGGTACCAGCAGGACGACGCGATCGGCCTCTGGCTCACCGAAGGCGGACTGGTTGAGGTCGAAGAGGACAAGCTTGCCGTCGCCCTCAGGGACAGCAAGGCGATCCTGGAAGGCGAGCAGCCGAGCTTCACCCTCGAGCGGACGGTCAATCGCCCGGACGGCTCCAGCTTCGAGATGAAGGCCGACGTGTCGGCACTCGACATCGGCGTCCTCGGCGAACCGGACGACCCCTATCCGATCAACGCGGTCGCCCACATCGAGGACGTCACCGAGCAGCGCCGGGCCGAAAGCGAGCTCCAGCACCAGGCGAGGCACGACCCGCTGACCGATCTGCTCAATCGCCGCTGGTTCATCGCGCTCCTGACTGACCGGCTCGATCGCAGTGCCCAGGGGTACGGAGGCGGCGCGCTTCTCATGATCGACCTCGACGACTTCAAGCAGGTCAACGACTCCCACGGACATCACGCCGGTGACGGCGTTCTGAAGGAGATTGCCCGAATCCTCAAGGCCGAGCTGCGGGACACCGACATGGTGGCCCGGATCGGCGGCGACGAGTTCGGGGTGCTGCTGCCGAACACCGGGCACGAAGGAGCGGTGAGGGTTGCCGAGTCACTTCTCAACCGCTTTCGGGACTCGAAGATCGAGATCTCCGATTCGAATGGCCAGAACTTCCTGCCGAGCGTGAGTATCGGCTTGCTTATGCTCGACGGCCGAGACGTCGACGCCGACGCGGCGCTTCGCGAATGCGACCGCGCGATGTACGACGCCAAGCACCAGGGCGGCGCACGCTTCCTGGTCGCCTCGGATTGA
- the ybeY gene encoding rRNA maturation RNase YbeY, whose translation MNLDLEDVPAEFRPAVSAALKEAGVEDGHLAVEVVTEVKIHELNREFRDRDQPTDVLSFPVDEDGPSAGPRELGDVVVCPEQCTDVTEAVVHGVLHLCGHDHEPDSGEMFKVQDRVMAALDG comes from the coding sequence ATGAATCTCGACCTCGAAGACGTGCCGGCCGAGTTCAGGCCGGCGGTCTCCGCAGCTCTGAAAGAGGCCGGGGTGGAGGACGGGCACCTTGCGGTCGAGGTGGTCACCGAAGTGAAAATTCACGAGCTGAACCGCGAGTTCCGCGACCGCGACCAGCCGACCGACGTGCTCTCCTTCCCGGTCGATGAAGACGGACCGAGCGCCGGTCCACGGGAGCTGGGCGATGTGGTTGTCTGCCCCGAGCAGTGCACCGACGTAACTGAGGCGGTCGTGCACGGCGTGCTCCACCTTTGCGGCCACGACCACGAGCCCGACAGTGGCGAAATGTTCAAGGTCCAGGACCGTGTAATGGCGGCTCTAGATGGCTGA
- a CDS encoding glutamate racemase, whose protein sequence is MIGVFDSGVGGLTVLHELLVSLPEEDYIYVGDSGHFPYGTKTVEELTDRAVAITEFLFEKDIKLLVIACNSATAAAGPLIREMGEEAGIPVLTVVGPEAEIAGAITESGRIGVLATPATVASGAYAKALEEQGRPFTVTEVAAPDLAPIIQGGFPFDEAVLETVRSYCEPLKEADVDTLVLGCTHFPLVAPMLQRLLGRDVRLVTAGHAIAGAIQRNLAKSNNLAKTGQEGTYNFLVTGDKEGFEKLGTRFLQLPLDGRVEHIELGE, encoded by the coding sequence ATGATCGGCGTCTTCGATTCCGGGGTCGGAGGCCTGACTGTGCTTCACGAACTGCTGGTCTCGCTTCCGGAAGAGGACTACATCTATGTTGGCGACAGCGGCCACTTTCCTTACGGCACCAAGACTGTCGAAGAACTGACCGACCGGGCAGTGGCGATTACCGAATTCCTCTTCGAGAAAGACATCAAGCTGCTGGTCATCGCCTGTAACTCAGCCACCGCCGCCGCGGGTCCTCTGATCCGGGAGATGGGCGAAGAGGCCGGCATTCCGGTGCTGACGGTGGTCGGCCCCGAGGCCGAAATCGCCGGAGCGATCACCGAGTCCGGGCGGATCGGCGTCCTCGCGACGCCGGCGACGGTCGCCAGCGGCGCCTATGCCAAGGCGCTGGAAGAGCAGGGCAGGCCGTTCACCGTGACCGAAGTAGCGGCACCCGATCTCGCCCCGATCATCCAGGGCGGTTTTCCCTTCGACGAAGCGGTGCTCGAGACGGTCCGCAGCTACTGCGAGCCCCTGAAAGAGGCCGACGTCGACACCCTGGTCCTCGGCTGCACCCACTTCCCACTGGTCGCCCCGATGCTCCAGCGCCTGCTCGGGCGGGACGTACGCCTGGTCACAGCCGGTCACGCGATCGCCGGAGCCATCCAGAGAAACCTCGCCAAGAGCAACAACCTCGCCAAAACGGGCCAGGAAGGTACCTACAATTTTCTGGTGACTGGGGACAAAGAAGGTTTCGAGAAGCTCGGAACCCGCTTTCTCCAGCTTCCTCTCGACGGGCGCGTAGAGCACATAGAGCTCGGGGAGTAG
- a CDS encoding GatB/YqeY domain-containing protein, whose translation MPAVDQIRTDARSALKQGDKKRASALRMIQDVLQQDAKLGKDDEVAALQRERKKRLEAADAYADAGRTEQAEDERFEAELIAGYLPAQLSDEDLNVLVAEAIEATGATEQKQMGQVMGALKDKVAGKADGKRVSTAVREHLAS comes from the coding sequence ATGCCCGCCGTGGACCAAATCCGTACTGATGCCCGTTCCGCCCTCAAGCAGGGGGACAAGAAGCGTGCTTCCGCGCTTCGGATGATTCAGGACGTCCTCCAGCAGGACGCCAAGCTGGGCAAGGACGACGAAGTCGCTGCCCTGCAGCGTGAGCGCAAGAAGCGGCTTGAAGCCGCCGATGCCTACGCCGACGCCGGACGCACCGAACAGGCCGAAGACGAAAGGTTCGAAGCCGAACTGATCGCCGGCTACCTGCCAGCCCAACTGAGCGACGAAGACCTGAACGTTTTGGTCGCCGAGGCGATCGAAGCCACCGGTGCCACCGAACAGAAGCAGATGGGCCAGGTCATGGGCGCGCTCAAGGACAAGGTCGCCGGCAAGGCCGACGGCAAGCGGGTCAGCACGGCCGTGCGGGAACACCTTGCCTCGTAG
- the hrcA gene encoding heat-inducible transcription repressor HrcA produces the protein MLSQRQELILGLVVDAYLDTGRPVGSKAIVESAELSWGPSTVRAELAALEAAGYLTHPHTSAGRVPTDFAYRLYAESIMLRPVARPPAAGQPDATRFRREVDEAMRETTTALSHMTDLLALVVAPPLGTATIHRVEALLLQPDTVMVVAITSAGDVTKRAFTFQAPVDPGLVEWASSYLNETLVGIDLGARRIASRLASPGLDPTEAAFIERLSPALVDLEQNPEETLYVEGAGRLLDERRSQDLPQIDQLMTALEQRASVLRMMRSAIDERSVFLWIGAENPQPELRSVSVVGANYGLGHRNLGSVGVVGPTRMDYETAIASVSEAARELSQYFENVYA, from the coding sequence ATGCTTTCTCAGCGACAGGAGCTGATTCTCGGCCTCGTGGTCGATGCCTACCTCGATACCGGCCGCCCGGTCGGGTCGAAGGCGATCGTCGAAAGTGCCGAGCTCTCGTGGGGTCCTTCGACCGTCCGGGCCGAGTTGGCGGCGCTAGAGGCCGCTGGTTACCTGACCCATCCGCACACTTCGGCCGGCCGGGTGCCGACTGATTTCGCCTACCGCCTCTACGCCGAATCGATCATGTTGCGGCCGGTCGCCCGGCCTCCGGCCGCGGGGCAACCTGATGCGACCCGTTTCCGGCGTGAGGTCGACGAAGCGATGAGGGAGACGACCACCGCGCTCTCGCACATGACCGACCTGCTGGCCCTGGTCGTCGCGCCGCCGCTCGGCACCGCGACGATCCACCGGGTCGAAGCCCTGCTGCTGCAGCCCGACACGGTCATGGTCGTCGCGATCACTTCGGCCGGCGATGTCACCAAGCGCGCCTTCACCTTCCAGGCTCCGGTTGATCCGGGCCTGGTCGAATGGGCCTCGAGCTACCTCAACGAAACCCTCGTCGGCATCGACCTCGGCGCGCGCCGCATCGCCTCCAGGCTGGCCAGCCCGGGTCTCGACCCGACCGAAGCCGCTTTCATCGAGCGCCTGTCTCCGGCCCTGGTCGACCTCGAGCAGAACCCCGAGGAGACGCTCTACGTCGAAGGCGCCGGCCGCCTTCTCGACGAGCGCCGCTCCCAGGACCTGCCGCAGATCGACCAGCTCATGACCGCACTCGAACAGCGCGCCAGCGTCCTGCGCATGATGCGCTCGGCAATCGACGAGCGTTCTGTCTTCCTCTGGATCGGCGCCGAGAACCCGCAGCCCGAATTGCGCTCGGTGAGCGTCGTCGGCGCCAACTACGGACTCGGCCACCGGAACCTCGGATCGGTCGGCGTGGTCGGCCCGACCCGCATGGACTACGAAACGGCGATCGCCTCGGTTTCCGAGGCGGCGCGTGAACTCTCGCAGTATTTCGAGAACGTATACGCATGA